CCCGGGCAAGGGGGGCGGACATATCGAATAAATCACTCATCTGGTTGCCCCTTTTACAAGATTGATACAGCTGTATGACAAGTTGTCAATATCGATGACAACCGCTGAGAACCGGTCATTTTCCCTGCTTTCCCCAGCATTCAACATGACAGCAGAGCCATCTTTCATGGATTTTTGTATTTTTATTTGACAAGTTGACCAAAGCGGCACAACCTGCCCAAACGCTGGCACACCCGTGCCACCACAGGAGGATCAAGCCCGCAAACCAGCGGGTCTTGGCTATTTTCGAACTCGGGAGGGGTTTTCATGTTCTTGTTTTCCAAAGCGGTCCGTCACACTACGGCGGCCACTCTTATCTTCGCCGCCGCAGGCTTTGCCGCGCAGGCCGAAGAATTTGTCATGGCCACAGGCCAGCAGGGAGGATCGTGGTATCCCGTTGGCGGCGCGATCAAGGCGATTGTCGAGCGTGAGCACCCCGACATCACCATCACCGTTACACCCGGCGCCGGTGTGTCCAACGTGGTTGGTGTGGACGCGGGTCGTTTTGCCATCGCATTTGCAAACTCGATCTCGACCGTGGACAGCCTGTCCGGCAAAGAGCCGTTCCGCAAACCCACCACAAATGTCTGCAACCTTGGCACGCTGTATCCGCAGTATTTCCAGATTGTCGCGCTGGCCGATTCAGGCATCAAAACCGTGGCTGACATGAAGGGTAAGGATCTGACCACCCAACAGCTGGGCAACACAGGCGAATTCCTGACACGCGAACTGCTGTCGACCGCCGGTCTGACATATGACGATATGGGCAGCGTTGCGCACACATCCTATTCCGACTCCGCCTCGCAGATGAAAGACGGTCACGCCGACTTTTTCACGCTGGGTTCGTCTCTACCGACTGGATCGGTGATGGATCTGGCCTCGTCTCGCGAAATTTCGCTGGTTGATGTGGACCCCGAAACATTCAAACACTTCAAAGATCAGAACGCCGCCTTCCAGCTGCGCGAAGTCAAAGCAGGCGCCTATCCGGGTTTCGATGAAGTCGTGCACGCCATCAGCTACGACACGCATATGGTTGCCCCTTGCGACTATAACGGCGACACCATCAAGGCCGTGCTTAGCGCGATTGCAGACAACAGCGAAAGCTTTGGCGCAATCAGCAAAACGATGGCAAGCCTGACAATCGAGGAAATGGCGACCGACATCGGCGTGCCCTTCCACCCCGCAGCCAAGGAATTCTATGCCGAACGTGGCGTAGCAGGTATGGAATAATCCAGCCCTGGCATTCTGATCGGGCGAGGCCGGTGGCCTCGCCCTTTTTCGGCTTCAACCTTTACCAACTGCGCGGGGACATCCCATGAGCCTGTCGATTCTCACCGACAAGATGCCTATTTTTGCCAGGATTTCACGGCTGATGCTGATCGGCATGGCCATGTGGCATCTGTATGTGGCTTTTGCCGGCCCCCCGAACCCTTACATCATGCGCGGCGTCCACGTGGCGCTGGCGCTGGTGCTGATCTATTTGACAACTGACCGCCGCGGCGTGCGCACAGACACGCCAGGCTGGCTTGACGTGATCCTTGGTGTGGTTGCGATGGGCACCGCACTCTATCCGTCGTTCAACCTAAATTACATCACCCAGCGGTTCCTCTACGTCGATCCGCTGCTGCCCGTCGACATCGTGGTTGGCATCACGCTGGTCGTGCTGCTGCTCGAGGCAACCCGCCGGATGCTGGGGCCGATGCTGCCGATCACGGCGATTGCGTTCATGGCCTATGGGCTGCTGTTCACCTCGACCCTGCCATCGGTGATCCTTGAGCAGCTGTTCATGACTCCCGAAGGCATTTTTGGCATCCCGATCGCGGTCTCTGCCACCTATATGGTGCTGTTTATCTTGTTCGGCTCTCTGGTTGAAAAGATGGGCGTGGGGCAGTTGTTCATGGATTTTGCCGTCGCCCTCACAGGCCGTCAGGCCGGTGGACCGGCCAAGGTGGCCTGTGTGACTTCGGGTCTGTTCGGCTCGGTCTCGGGCTCGGCAGTGGCCAACGTGATGACCACGGGTACATTCTCGATTCCGTTGATGAAACGCATGGGCTTCAAGCCCGCCTTTGCTGGCGCGGTCGAAGCCGTGGCATCGACCGGCGGGCAGATCATGCCGCCGGTTATGGGCGCTGCAGCCTTTGTGATGGCCGAATATCTGGGCGTCGGTTACCTGACGGTTGCCAAGTACGCGCTGGCCCCTGCGGTCCTGTTCTATGTGGCCCTCTTTGCCGCCGTCCACTTCGAAGCAAAACGCAAAGGCATCGGATCGGTCCCGAAAGAAGACCAGATTCCGATCAAAAAGGTACTAAGCGAACGCGGCCACCTGTTCCTACCGCTGATCGTCATCGTTGGCGTTCTGGTGATGGGTTATTCGGCACCCTATGCGGCACTTTGCGGGATCATCTCGGTCGTGCCGGTGGCTGCCATGCGCAAATCCACCCGCCACTATGTCACCATCGAAAATATTCTGGATGCCCTTGAAAACGGCGCGCGCAACGTGCTGTCGATTGCCGCGGCCTGTGCCTGTGCGGGCATCGTCGTGGGTGTCATCGACATCACCGGACTTGGCCTGACCTTCTCGAACTTCGTGATCGAAGCTGCCCAAGACCGTCTGGTGATCGCGCTGCTGTTGTCGATGGTTGCGGGCATCATCCTTGGTATGGGGATGCCAACCACGCCTGCCTATATCGTTCAGGTTGCCCTGCTGGTACCTGCGCTGGTCAAACTGGGCGTACAAGTCGAAGCAGCACACCTGTTTGTGTTCTACTTTGCCATCCTGTCGGCCATCACCCCCCCTGTTGCTATGGCAGTCTATGCGGCCAACACCCTGTCTCACGCCAAGATCGTCGAAGCCAGCTGGGCAGCGGTCAAGCTGGGTGCCACGGGCTTTATCGTGCCGTTCATGTTCGTCTATGAACCTGCGATCCTGATGCAGGGCGACTGGGTGCATATTGCCATCGTTATCACGCAGGCCACGATTGGCGTCATCTTTCTGGCGGCAGCATTGCAGCGGTACTTCTTCGGGCGGATGGATTTGATCACGTCGGCGGTGCTGTTTGCTGCATCCTTGTGCCTGATCTATCCAGATTACCGGATCACGCTGGTGGGTCTTGCGATTGCAGGCAGTGTTCTGGCACTGCAAAAGATACGTCACCGCCATGCGGCGACACCTACACCAGCCAATAACTGAACCGAACGGAGCGTATTCCACATGACCCAGACCACCAAAAACAAGAGCCGAACCGGCGGACAGGTTCTTGTTGACCAGCTTTTGATCCACGGGGCCGACACCGCTTATTGCGTGCCCGGCGAAAGCTATCTGGAAGTGCTGGATGCGCTGCACGACGTGCAGGACAAGTTCACCCTGATCAATGCCCGCCACGAGGCTGGGGCCGCAAACATGGCCGAAACCTATGGCAAGCTGACCGGCCAGCCCGGCATTTGCATGGTCACGCGCGGGCCAGGTGCCTGCCATGCTGCTATCGGGGTGCATATCGCCCAGCAGGACAGCACGCCGATGATCCTGCTGGTGGGTCAGATCGCCCGCGACACAACCGACCGCGAAGCGTTTCAAGAAGTGGATTATCGCGCCATGTTCGGCCCCATCGCCAAATGGGCAACCCAGATCGACGACGCCAACCGCGTGCCCGAATACATGGCCCGCGCGTTCCGCGTTGCCACATCGGGCCGCCCCGGCCCCGTAGTCATCGCCCTGCCGGAGGACATGCTGACCGACGTGGTCGATGTAGCCGACGCGCGCCCTTACACCGACACGCACGCTGAATTGTCCAATGACAGCTTTGAGGCGCTCAAGGCCGAAATCGCAAGCGCCGAACGCCCGCTGCTGCTGCTTGGCGGGTCGGGCTGGTCCGACGACAGTGCGGCGGCGATCACCCGTTTTGCCGAGGTCAACAAAATCCCCGTAACAACGTCTTTCCGCCGTCAGGACATCGTTAACAACCTGTCGCCGGTCTTTGCGGGCGATTTTGGCACGTCGACCGCGCCCAGCCTTTATGCGCACCAGAACAACGCCGACCTGCTGGTGGTAATCGGCGCGCGTCTGGGCGAGATGACAACCAAAACCTATACCACAATCACCCCGCCCAATCCGGCCGTACGTCTGGTGCATCTGTATCCCGACGCCGACGAAATCGGGCGCGTCTATTCCCCCGATCTGGGTCTGGCCGCCGCCCCCGCATCCGTGGCCGCAGCCCTGCAAGATGTCGATCTGGGCCGCGCCGACACTTGGGGCAACTGGTGCGACACCTTGCACAACGACTACCTGACCGACTCTGAAGCGCCAAACGGTGACGGCTGGGAACTGGACATGGGCGTGGCCCTGACCCAGATCCGCGACAGCCTGCCCGACGACATGGTGGTCACGCTGGATGCCGGCAACCACACCGGCTGGGCACAACGCTTCCTGCGCTTTGGCCGTCCGGGCCGCATCATCGGATCGACCTGCGGTGCGATGGGCTATTCCGTGCCCGCCGCCGTGGCCGCATCGCTGGCCAATCCCGACCGGCTGGCGCTGTCTTTTGTCGGTGATGGTGGTTTCATGATGAGCGGCAACGAACTGGCCACAGCCGCGCAATATGGCGGCTGCCCGATCGTGCTGGTGTTCAACAACGGCGTTTACGGCACCATCCGCATGCATCAGGAACGCGACCACCCCGAGCGCGTCTCGGGCACCACGCTAAAAAATCAGGATTTTGTCAAAATGGCCGAAGGTTTGGGTGCCCACGCCGAACGTGTGACCAAAACCACCGATTTCGCCGCCGCGTTCGAGCGTGCGCGCGCGTGTGGCCGCCCTGCAGTGATCGAACTGGTGACCAACCCCGAACAAATCTCGAC
This DNA window, taken from Pseudosulfitobacter pseudonitzschiae, encodes the following:
- a CDS encoding TAXI family TRAP transporter solute-binding subunit, translating into MFLFSKAVRHTTAATLIFAAAGFAAQAEEFVMATGQQGGSWYPVGGAIKAIVEREHPDITITVTPGAGVSNVVGVDAGRFAIAFANSISTVDSLSGKEPFRKPTTNVCNLGTLYPQYFQIVALADSGIKTVADMKGKDLTTQQLGNTGEFLTRELLSTAGLTYDDMGSVAHTSYSDSASQMKDGHADFFTLGSSLPTGSVMDLASSREISLVDVDPETFKHFKDQNAAFQLREVKAGAYPGFDEVVHAISYDTHMVAPCDYNGDTIKAVLSAIADNSESFGAISKTMASLTIEEMATDIGVPFHPAAKEFYAERGVAGME
- a CDS encoding TRAP transporter permease produces the protein MSLSILTDKMPIFARISRLMLIGMAMWHLYVAFAGPPNPYIMRGVHVALALVLIYLTTDRRGVRTDTPGWLDVILGVVAMGTALYPSFNLNYITQRFLYVDPLLPVDIVVGITLVVLLLEATRRMLGPMLPITAIAFMAYGLLFTSTLPSVILEQLFMTPEGIFGIPIAVSATYMVLFILFGSLVEKMGVGQLFMDFAVALTGRQAGGPAKVACVTSGLFGSVSGSAVANVMTTGTFSIPLMKRMGFKPAFAGAVEAVASTGGQIMPPVMGAAAFVMAEYLGVGYLTVAKYALAPAVLFYVALFAAVHFEAKRKGIGSVPKEDQIPIKKVLSERGHLFLPLIVIVGVLVMGYSAPYAALCGIISVVPVAAMRKSTRHYVTIENILDALENGARNVLSIAAACACAGIVVGVIDITGLGLTFSNFVIEAAQDRLVIALLLSMVAGIILGMGMPTTPAYIVQVALLVPALVKLGVQVEAAHLFVFYFAILSAITPPVAMAVYAANTLSHAKIVEASWAAVKLGATGFIVPFMFVYEPAILMQGDWVHIAIVITQATIGVIFLAAALQRYFFGRMDLITSAVLFAASLCLIYPDYRITLVGLAIAGSVLALQKIRHRHAATPTPANN
- a CDS encoding thiamine pyrophosphate-dependent enzyme, with the protein product MTQTTKNKSRTGGQVLVDQLLIHGADTAYCVPGESYLEVLDALHDVQDKFTLINARHEAGAANMAETYGKLTGQPGICMVTRGPGACHAAIGVHIAQQDSTPMILLVGQIARDTTDREAFQEVDYRAMFGPIAKWATQIDDANRVPEYMARAFRVATSGRPGPVVIALPEDMLTDVVDVADARPYTDTHAELSNDSFEALKAEIASAERPLLLLGGSGWSDDSAAAITRFAEVNKIPVTTSFRRQDIVNNLSPVFAGDFGTSTAPSLYAHQNNADLLVVIGARLGEMTTKTYTTITPPNPAVRLVHLYPDADEIGRVYSPDLGLAAAPASVAAALQDVDLGRADTWGNWCDTLHNDYLTDSEAPNGDGWELDMGVALTQIRDSLPDDMVVTLDAGNHTGWAQRFLRFGRPGRIIGSTCGAMGYSVPAAVAASLANPDRLALSFVGDGGFMMSGNELATAAQYGGCPIVLVFNNGVYGTIRMHQERDHPERVSGTTLKNQDFVKMAEGLGAHAERVTKTTDFAAAFERARACGRPAVIELVTNPEQISTRTTITKLRDAARQKATAG